A region from the uncultured Draconibacterium sp. genome encodes:
- the lptC gene encoding LPS export ABC transporter periplasmic protein LptC yields the protein MQLIRIFRIAVLSMGTAILFFACKKNDIEKIKAFSSPEELPVLEATNFETLSTDSGTVRFLLQAKKLLRFENEGKTYHEFPEGLLLIKYDEEKNVISSIKADYAKEFIKEERWEAKNNVIVTNEKGDSLKTEHLIWEEKNEKIYTEEYVQIVSADKIITGTGLTSDQNMLNWKIKDPKGVLYVAVDNQSVPQAENKRQEPVPVDSIKTEQPPREPLKFK from the coding sequence GTGCAACTTATAAGAATATTTCGTATTGCAGTTCTCTCCATGGGAACTGCAATACTTTTCTTTGCCTGTAAGAAAAACGACATAGAAAAGATAAAAGCCTTTAGCTCGCCGGAAGAATTGCCGGTACTAGAGGCAACCAATTTCGAAACTTTATCAACCGACTCGGGTACCGTTCGGTTTTTATTACAGGCCAAAAAATTACTTCGTTTCGAAAACGAAGGAAAAACCTATCACGAATTCCCCGAAGGCCTTTTACTTATAAAGTACGACGAAGAAAAAAATGTAATCTCCAGCATTAAAGCCGATTATGCAAAGGAGTTTATTAAGGAAGAGCGTTGGGAAGCTAAAAACAATGTAATTGTAACCAACGAAAAAGGCGACTCGTTAAAAACAGAACACCTTATTTGGGAGGAAAAAAACGAGAAAATTTACACGGAAGAGTACGTGCAGATTGTGAGTGCCGATAAAATTATTACCGGAACAGGATTAACATCAGACCAAAATATGCTTAACTGGAAAATAAAAGATCCGAAAGGTGTTCTTTATGTAGCAGTTGATAACCAATCGGTACCACAAGCGGAAAACAAACGACAAGAGCCAGTTCCTGTTGATTCAATAAAAACGGAACAACCGCCCCGGGAACCCTTAAAATTTAAATAG